The following are encoded together in the Phenylobacterium sp. NIBR 498073 genome:
- a CDS encoding THxN family PEP-CTERM protein: protein MNFKGFVVALTAGLSITTAANAGTVVFTDIKGTWSSPTGASVNYSGNGTGYAKASWGTSTGYGKSAYTFDGASPINVNITSPGSYGPFEIGEFTHNNWPINGNSITSIKLAISTKIIIDGIDQGVKTFNYVFNHLETPNNVPGYNGTCANGLKESASINANGCADRVQVNFLSTSDTFNVGGNLYALDFAGFMDGKTPVTDFWTKERKDNSINMMASIKLVQSAVPEPSTWAMMIIGFGAVGSMVRSSRRRLAYAA from the coding sequence ATGAACTTCAAGGGCTTTGTGGTCGCGCTTACTGCCGGCCTGTCGATCACCACCGCCGCCAACGCCGGCACCGTGGTCTTCACCGACATCAAGGGGACCTGGTCGAGCCCGACCGGGGCTTCGGTCAACTATTCGGGCAACGGCACCGGCTACGCCAAGGCTTCGTGGGGCACCTCCACCGGCTACGGCAAGAGCGCCTACACGTTCGACGGCGCCTCGCCGATCAACGTCAACATCACCAGCCCCGGCAGCTACGGCCCGTTCGAGATCGGTGAATTCACCCACAACAACTGGCCGATCAACGGAAACTCGATCACCTCGATCAAGCTGGCGATCAGCACCAAGATCATCATCGACGGCATCGACCAGGGCGTGAAGACCTTCAACTACGTCTTCAACCACCTCGAAACGCCCAACAACGTCCCCGGCTACAACGGCACCTGCGCCAACGGCCTGAAGGAAAGCGCCAGCATCAACGCCAACGGCTGCGCCGACCGCGTCCAGGTCAATTTCCTGAGCACCTCCGACACCTTCAACGTCGGCGGCAACCTCTACGCCCTCGACTTCGCCGGCTTCATGGACGGCAAGACCCCGGTCACCGACTTCTGGACCAAGGAGCGCAAGGACAACTCGATCAACATGATGGCCAGCATCAAGCTTGTGCAGTCGGCGGTTCCCGAACCGTCCACCTGGGCGATGATGATCATCGGCTTCGGCGCCGTCGGCTCCATGGTCCGCAGCTCGCGCCGCCGACTGGCCTACGCCGCCTAG
- a CDS encoding DUF1272 domain-containing protein, producing the protein MLLLKPNCECCDRDLPPDSAQARICSFECTFCADCADGVLNGACPNCGGSFAPRPIRPAAALARFPASTERVVGAAAPCVEKRSAA; encoded by the coding sequence ATGCTGTTGCTGAAGCCGAACTGCGAATGCTGCGACCGCGACCTGCCGCCGGACTCGGCGCAGGCGCGCATCTGTTCGTTCGAGTGCACCTTCTGCGCGGACTGCGCCGACGGCGTGTTGAATGGAGCCTGTCCTAACTGCGGCGGAAGCTTCGCCCCGCGGCCGATCCGGCCCGCCGCGGCGTTGGCGCGGTTCCCGGCCTCGACCGAGCGCGTCGTCGGTGCGGCGGCGCCTTGTGTCGAGAAGCGTTCGGCCGCCTGA